From one Treponema denticola genomic stretch:
- a CDS encoding adenosine deaminase: MRDFDYYKKQPKADTHNHLNLSMNYSDYKKWAGFEIPNFPRKMNGLDEMHQIIGQYTRPACTTAQDVIDLIEMSIKSAIEDNVVYIEGSVDISFIKQFNENLDAFLKGISDIVKKYKNKIKIIPELGISKTIDQSFLKQWIEPMMSSKVFKNIDLYGPEVSEGIEQCVYIFKLAEKYGLKKKAHVGEFSDAASVKYFVEMFNLDEVQHGIGAAQNDKVLQFLADRKIRCNVCPQSNVMLGAVKDLKSHPLRKMMDAGVPISIGTDDILFFGKTNSEQFYDLVKVNLITEKEADKLMSVR; encoded by the coding sequence ATGAGAGACTTTGATTACTATAAAAAGCAGCCCAAAGCTGATACTCATAATCATCTGAATTTAAGTATGAATTATTCCGATTATAAAAAATGGGCAGGCTTTGAAATTCCTAATTTTCCTCGAAAAATGAACGGTCTTGATGAGATGCATCAGATAATCGGACAATATACCCGTCCTGCATGTACCACAGCACAGGACGTTATCGATCTAATCGAGATGTCCATAAAAAGTGCAATTGAAGACAATGTTGTATATATTGAAGGTTCTGTCGATATAAGTTTTATCAAGCAGTTTAATGAGAATTTGGATGCTTTTCTGAAAGGGATAAGCGATATAGTAAAAAAATATAAAAATAAAATCAAAATCATTCCCGAACTGGGAATATCAAAGACCATAGATCAAAGTTTTTTAAAACAATGGATAGAACCAATGATGTCATCAAAGGTTTTTAAAAATATAGACCTTTACGGCCCTGAAGTTTCCGAAGGTATTGAACAGTGTGTATATATCTTTAAATTGGCCGAAAAATACGGCTTAAAAAAGAAGGCCCATGTCGGCGAATTTTCAGATGCGGCTTCAGTCAAGTATTTTGTTGAAATGTTTAATTTAGACGAGGTTCAGCACGGCATAGGGGCAGCCCAAAACGATAAGGTGCTGCAATTTTTAGCCGACAGAAAGATACGCTGCAATGTTTGTCCGCAGAGCAATGTAATGCTGGGGGCAGTCAAGGATCTAAAATCTCATCCGTTACGAAAAATGATGGATGCAGGAGTTCCTATAAGCATAGGAACCGATGATATTCTGTTCTTCGGAAAAACAAACAGCGAGCAGTTTTATGACCTTGTCAAGGTAAACCTAATAACCGAAAAAGAAGCCGATAAGCTGATGTCTGTCAGATAA
- a CDS encoding sulfite exporter TauE/SafE family protein, which produces MYISIQAMIFLCFCVFLAGFVDSAAGGGGLISIPAYFFVGLPAHTAIGCNKFSAACGTTFSAFRFFKHGALEWRIALVSALFSFISSYLGMKIALGIDQVFLKKAMILILPAIAFILLLKRNFGNENKSKEIPQKKAFALAALIGACVGFYDGLIGPGTGTIAIIAYSAWMRYDLKTASGNAKLLNLASNYASLTAVLLNNKVIFSIAIPAAVCGIIGNYLGAGFALKKGAAFIRPLMIVVIILLIAKLFYDVFGEMILGLF; this is translated from the coding sequence ATGTATATATCGATACAGGCAATGATTTTTTTATGTTTTTGTGTTTTTCTTGCAGGTTTTGTAGATTCGGCTGCCGGCGGCGGGGGACTTATTTCTATTCCGGCCTATTTTTTTGTAGGGCTTCCGGCTCATACGGCTATAGGCTGTAATAAGTTTTCGGCAGCCTGCGGGACAACTTTTTCGGCCTTTAGGTTTTTTAAGCATGGAGCTCTTGAGTGGCGGATAGCCTTAGTTTCTGCCTTATTTTCTTTTATTTCTTCATATCTGGGAATGAAAATTGCTTTGGGAATAGACCAAGTTTTTCTAAAAAAAGCTATGATTTTAATACTTCCGGCAATAGCTTTTATTCTTTTGCTAAAACGGAACTTCGGCAATGAAAACAAATCAAAGGAAATACCTCAAAAAAAGGCTTTTGCTTTGGCTGCCTTGATAGGTGCTTGTGTAGGTTTTTATGACGGGCTTATAGGGCCGGGAACAGGGACGATTGCGATTATAGCTTATTCTGCATGGATGAGGTATGACCTAAAAACGGCATCGGGGAATGCCAAGCTTTTAAACCTCGCTTCAAATTATGCTTCGTTGACGGCCGTTCTTTTGAATAATAAGGTTATTTTTTCAATTGCAATTCCTGCTGCTGTTTGCGGTATTATCGGTAATTACTTAGGTGCCGGATTTGCTTTAAAGAAAGGTGCAGCATTTATCAGGCCTCTTATGATTGTTGTTATAATTTTACTGATTGCAAAATTATTTTATGATGTATTCGGCGAAATGATATTAGGGTTATTTTAA
- a CDS encoding DMT family transporter yields MKLTSKQKGIMFLILSALCFASMNLSAKLAGSLPSMQKAFFRNLIAAVVSFAVLINSKEKFHLNKKNLPFFFMRAIFGTMGIVGNFYAIEHMLLADASILAKLAPFFAILFSFLFLKEKIKLYQILAVITAFSASLLIIKPAFADTGHVIAALIGAFGGMMAGAAYTCVRCLSLKGEKGPLIVFFFSFFSILMLLPVFIIFYHPMSLYQIIMLLIAGLFGTGGQFCVTAAYAHAPAGSISVYDYTQIVFSAIFGFAFLGELPDRWSLLGFAIIFAVALFMFLHHEDKTKANVDLN; encoded by the coding sequence ATGAAATTAACATCGAAACAAAAGGGCATTATGTTTTTAATTTTGTCGGCTCTTTGCTTTGCATCGATGAATTTGTCGGCAAAGCTTGCCGGTAGTTTGCCTTCAATGCAAAAGGCTTTTTTTAGGAATCTAATAGCGGCTGTTGTATCCTTTGCCGTGCTTATAAATTCAAAGGAAAAATTTCATTTGAATAAAAAAAATCTACCCTTCTTTTTTATGAGGGCAATTTTCGGCACTATGGGGATTGTCGGAAACTTTTATGCGATAGAGCACATGCTCCTTGCGGATGCTTCTATTCTTGCAAAGCTGGCTCCTTTTTTTGCCATTCTGTTTTCTTTTTTATTTTTAAAGGAAAAAATAAAGCTGTATCAAATCCTTGCGGTAATCACGGCTTTTTCGGCAAGTCTTCTTATAATAAAACCGGCCTTTGCAGATACAGGCCATGTGATTGCAGCTCTTATAGGGGCTTTTGGAGGAATGATGGCAGGAGCTGCCTATACTTGCGTTCGCTGTCTTTCTCTTAAAGGAGAAAAGGGGCCTCTAATCGTATTTTTCTTTTCATTTTTTTCGATTTTAATGCTGCTTCCGGTTTTTATTATTTTTTATCATCCGATGAGCCTTTATCAAATCATTATGCTCTTAATTGCTGGTCTTTTTGGGACAGGGGGTCAGTTTTGTGTAACCGCAGCTTATGCCCATGCTCCGGCAGGTTCGATCTCGGTCTATGATTATACCCAAATAGTTTTTTCTGCAATTTTCGGATTTGCTTTTTTAGGAGAACTTCCCGATCGGTGGAGCCTTTTGGGTTTTGCCATAATTTTTGCAGTAGCTCTTTTTATGTTCTTACACCATGAAGATAAAACAAAAGCTAATGTAGATTTAAATTGA
- a CDS encoding ATP-binding protein: MENLEKLVENLIKYDSEKNWFEFKHNNYDPEIIGQNISALANSAVYSDKPCAYMIWGIDDKNHNIVGTDYDQYTLKVGNQEVESWLRNLVSKNADFKFQTIYMKDKKNNKKSIVVLTIHKPTSQPVTFKKTAYIKVGTYTKKLSDYPQMEAQLWDKIRNNRFEELYAKNDLTAMEVVQFLDFSVYFDIKKEPIPTEFETMIHYMVQEGVIKKQDNDLYAITNMGAILFAKELSNFPRLERKAVRVVQYKGNNRLEMLKEDVSNKGYVLGFDGLLKYIEALLPSKEVINGAIRHKELSYPPIALREAVANALIHQDFSITGTGVVIEIFTNRIEITNPGIPLVDINRIIDNPPKSRNEKLAALMRRLKMCEELGTGWDKIVISCELQQLPTPQIKIYEENSKVVLFSKIGFFDLLPEDKLWSCYMHACIKYIQSEFLTNSSLRERFGLPTSSSASISRLIKEACKKQYIKKLEETAPKHSKYIPIWA, from the coding sequence ATGGAAAACTTGGAGAAATTAGTTGAAAATTTAATAAAATATGATAGTGAAAAAAATTGGTTTGAGTTCAAACACAATAATTATGATCCCGAAATAATTGGGCAAAATATAAGTGCTCTAGCTAATAGTGCCGTGTATTCAGATAAACCTTGTGCCTATATGATATGGGGAATTGATGATAAAAATCATAATATTGTAGGTACAGATTATGATCAATATACCCTAAAAGTTGGAAATCAAGAGGTTGAAAGTTGGCTTAGAAATTTAGTATCAAAAAATGCAGATTTTAAATTTCAAACAATTTATATGAAGGATAAGAAAAATAATAAAAAAAGCATTGTTGTTCTTACTATACATAAACCGACAAGTCAGCCTGTAACATTTAAAAAAACGGCTTATATAAAAGTTGGTACCTATACAAAAAAATTGAGTGATTATCCGCAGATGGAAGCTCAACTGTGGGATAAAATAAGAAATAATCGTTTTGAAGAGTTATATGCAAAAAATGATTTAACGGCTATGGAAGTAGTGCAATTTTTAGATTTTTCGGTATATTTTGATATAAAAAAAGAGCCTATACCAACCGAGTTTGAAACTATGATTCATTATATGGTACAAGAAGGTGTTATAAAAAAACAAGATAATGATTTATATGCTATAACAAATATGGGGGCTATCTTATTTGCAAAAGAATTATCTAATTTTCCGAGACTTGAACGGAAGGCTGTCAGAGTGGTACAATATAAAGGTAACAACAGACTTGAAATGTTAAAAGAAGATGTTAGTAATAAGGGATATGTCTTAGGTTTTGACGGATTATTAAAATATATTGAAGCATTATTACCTTCCAAGGAAGTCATCAATGGAGCTATAAGACATAAAGAATTATCTTATCCACCAATTGCTTTAAGAGAAGCAGTAGCCAATGCTTTGATTCATCAGGACTTTTCTATAACCGGAACAGGTGTTGTGATAGAAATTTTTACTAATCGCATTGAAATTACAAATCCGGGTATTCCCCTTGTTGATATTAACAGAATTATTGATAATCCTCCGAAATCAAGAAATGAAAAATTAGCAGCATTAATGAGGCGGTTAAAAATGTGTGAAGAGCTTGGTACCGGTTGGGATAAGATAGTTATCTCCTGTGAACTTCAGCAATTACCGACACCTCAAATCAAAATATATGAAGAAAATAGTAAGGTTGTCTTATTTTCGAAAATAGGCTTTTTTGATTTGCTTCCGGAGGATAAGCTTTGGTCCTGCTATATGCATGCGTGTATTAAATATATTCAAAGTGAATTTTTAACTAATAGCTCATTACGTGAGAGGTTTGGATTACCAACTTCTTCATCGGCTAGTATTTCAAGACTAATTAAAGAAGCATGCAAAAAACAATATATCAAAAAATTAGAGGAGACAGCGCCAAAGCATAGTAAATATATTCCAATTTGGGCATGA
- the fic gene encoding protein adenylyltransferase Fic yields the protein MKDEEKLTKMRALELWDKNLIDNIEVGTFKGLQEIHRYLFQDIFDFAGEIRKVNISKGNFRFAPILFLAENLKIIDKMKSESFDEIVDKYVELNVAHPFREGNGRSMRIWLDALLKHRLGRCVDWSKIDKFPYLSAMERSPINSLELKVLLESALTDDIQNRKIYMRGIQASYEYEGMSRYDIWDM from the coding sequence ATGAAGGATGAAGAAAAGCTGACAAAGATGCGGGCTCTCGAACTTTGGGATAAAAATTTAATTGACAATATTGAAGTTGGAACCTTTAAGGGTTTGCAAGAAATACATCGGTACCTGTTTCAAGATATTTTTGATTTTGCAGGAGAGATTAGAAAGGTAAATATTTCAAAGGGGAATTTCCGCTTTGCTCCGATTTTATTTTTGGCTGAAAACCTTAAAATAATCGATAAGATGAAGTCGGAATCCTTTGACGAAATTGTGGATAAATATGTAGAACTAAATGTTGCTCATCCTTTTAGAGAAGGCAATGGAAGAAGTATGAGGATATGGCTGGATGCTCTTTTAAAACACCGTCTGGGACGCTGTGTTGATTGGTCAAAGATAGATAAGTTTCCTTATTTAAGTGCGATGGAGCGCTCTCCGATAAACAGTCTGGAACTTAAGGTTTTATTGGAATCTGCTCTGACCGATGATATTCAAAATAGGAAAATTTATATGAGGGGTATACAGGCATCTTATGAATATGAAGGCATGAGCAGGTATGATATATGGGATATGTAA
- a CDS encoding GNAT family N-acetyltransferase, whose product MVVREVTIDDYKDIWNLNKNALGYDFPLEKTKTQLEKILTSNGDKVFGAFVDGKLIGYVHVSDYECSFSDSLKNIIGIAVDPSYRKQGIGRALLSQAESWARETGAAGIRLVSSVGRTEAHKFYEAMGYTSKKEQKNFRKIF is encoded by the coding sequence ATGGTAGTACGAGAAGTTACTATAGATGACTATAAAGATATTTGGAACTTAAATAAGAATGCTCTGGGTTATGATTTTCCTTTGGAAAAAACAAAAACACAGTTGGAAAAAATTTTGACCAGCAATGGCGATAAAGTTTTTGGAGCCTTTGTTGACGGTAAATTAATCGGCTATGTACATGTTTCCGATTATGAATGTTCTTTTAGTGACAGCTTAAAAAATATTATAGGTATTGCCGTTGATCCCTCATACCGAAAGCAGGGAATAGGCAGAGCCCTTCTTAGTCAGGCTGAATCTTGGGCGAGAGAAACCGGTGCCGCAGGTATAAGACTTGTTTCAAGTGTAGGCCGTACCGAAGCTCATAAATTCTACGAGGCAATGGGATATACCAGCAAAAAAGAACAAAAAAATTTTAGAAAAATATTTTAG
- a CDS encoding prolyl oligopeptidase family serine peptidase yields the protein MGKYKNQNIIEERVEIEGIPCLRFYPSETSGFIRPFPTVFYYHGWSSEKNKQKLMGYVFSTLGYQVILPDAVHHGERNKFEDYDKALNEFFLPTIMQNLAEFSVLKDYAVKNCNADKNRLAVSGHSMGGFTTAGIFTHNPSVKTAVVFNGACDWQNAILQIEKEYDEAHIEFDEATKKADPAQNIGKLLNRPLFLLHGIKDSLVSYKIQKQFYDSTLPLYKNKELLRLMSVERMNHYISIQMLDEAILWLGENL from the coding sequence ATGGGCAAATACAAAAATCAAAATATAATCGAAGAGCGTGTAGAAATTGAGGGAATACCTTGTCTGCGTTTTTATCCTTCAGAAACAAGCGGCTTTATTCGGCCTTTTCCTACCGTATTTTATTATCACGGCTGGTCTTCAGAAAAAAATAAGCAAAAGCTGATGGGCTATGTTTTTTCGACTTTGGGTTATCAGGTAATCTTACCCGATGCAGTCCATCACGGTGAAAGAAATAAGTTTGAAGATTATGATAAGGCTTTAAACGAATTTTTTTTGCCTACAATTATGCAAAACCTTGCCGAGTTTTCCGTACTAAAAGATTATGCCGTTAAAAATTGTAATGCCGATAAAAACCGCCTTGCCGTTTCAGGACATTCTATGGGCGGCTTTACTACGGCAGGAATCTTTACCCATAATCCAAGCGTAAAAACTGCGGTCGTTTTTAACGGTGCCTGCGATTGGCAAAATGCAATCCTTCAAATCGAAAAAGAATATGATGAAGCTCATATCGAATTTGATGAGGCAACAAAAAAAGCCGATCCCGCTCAAAACATCGGTAAGCTCCTAAACCGTCCTCTTTTCTTACTACACGGAATAAAGGACTCCCTAGTTTCTTATAAAATCCAAAAACAATTTTACGATTCAACCTTACCGCTTTATAAAAACAAGGAGCTTTTAAGGCTTATGAGCGTCGAAAGAATGAACCATTATATAAGTATTCAAATGCTGGATGAGGCCATTCTATGGCTTGGAGAAAACTTATGA
- a CDS encoding helicase, translated as MNPKDVVEWRESIVKLPDHQFFDLIQLYLGKIKTPFNKQRLAEQLSAFLRKPAIQEKIAEGLDSYDILILKAVNEIPNPTQAMLSVFFSKKISYSELSEKLLNAEERLLLYRVQNNDGDKIYKINPILQKIIEPLLSANLFFMPEKTGQVKSKEININDTALAGLYSFCIHNEAVLKNDGSFKKKYEDLIKEVFPWLSEKTKHVDSIFLACESLGLIFRTENGFAVQKAKWGAFSQLSKLERLVYFTAASLFKMRKENLQKLVIILFEFLNSFYPDAYYEEEDVEQFFLLLCMQNFSSAIQNEIGNENILHTSFIETAELFGILCREKNLIYLNPELFKNAKEPQKPLLIDPSFEVTVLPDSNLKNLLPAAECMEPVLIQTTGKFEITKKACSKIFQSELTSENIYKILSAAAGHEIPQNIRVSINEWYKNFTSLELYSGFVVSVNKEKEKFFELDTPLKKLVRKKIAEGVYLLNVQDLKDFEQAVYKSGLEFIFYKNKPPQSPSVRNFQSLNLFSQKEKKDYTKKLDWVKQQKERENKYSKTLSQLSAILKDLHLTKEDAKAVSSRISRKAIITEEQLKDGVFKFTKKEASGLDFLGKQKIAEQAILGKHILEIELHTEKGKEKISGVPEEILKQEKDAVLILACGNLNDKLKISIAHISKIKLIQNSIFSE; from the coding sequence ATGAATCCCAAAGATGTTGTCGAATGGCGGGAAAGCATTGTAAAGCTGCCCGATCATCAATTTTTTGATTTAATACAGCTGTATTTGGGAAAAATAAAAACCCCCTTTAACAAGCAGCGGCTTGCGGAACAGCTAAGTGCTTTCTTGCGAAAACCGGCAATACAAGAAAAAATTGCAGAAGGTCTGGATTCTTACGATATATTAATTTTAAAAGCCGTAAACGAAATCCCCAACCCAACACAGGCGATGCTATCTGTATTTTTTTCAAAAAAAATATCTTATTCCGAATTATCCGAAAAACTTTTAAATGCGGAAGAACGCCTTCTTTTGTACCGAGTTCAAAACAATGACGGGGATAAAATATACAAGATAAATCCTATTTTACAAAAAATTATAGAACCCCTTTTATCAGCCAATCTTTTTTTTATGCCTGAAAAAACAGGGCAGGTAAAATCTAAAGAAATAAATATAAATGATACGGCCCTTGCCGGACTTTATTCCTTTTGTATTCATAACGAAGCCGTTTTAAAAAATGACGGTTCTTTTAAAAAAAAATACGAAGATTTGATCAAAGAAGTTTTTCCGTGGCTTTCGGAAAAGACAAAACATGTTGACTCTATTTTTTTAGCATGCGAATCTTTAGGTCTTATTTTTAGAACCGAAAACGGATTTGCAGTTCAAAAAGCAAAATGGGGGGCTTTTTCACAATTAAGCAAACTTGAGCGTCTGGTATATTTTACGGCTGCATCCTTATTTAAAATGAGGAAAGAAAATTTACAAAAACTTGTTATAATCCTTTTCGAATTTTTAAATAGTTTTTATCCCGATGCATATTATGAGGAAGAAGATGTAGAACAATTTTTTCTTCTTTTGTGTATGCAAAATTTTTCTTCGGCAATACAAAATGAAATTGGAAACGAGAATATTTTACATACAAGCTTTATCGAAACCGCAGAGCTGTTCGGAATTTTATGCAGAGAGAAAAATTTGATTTACTTAAATCCCGAATTATTTAAAAATGCGAAAGAACCTCAAAAGCCTCTTTTAATTGACCCCTCTTTTGAAGTTACGGTTTTGCCCGACAGCAACCTAAAAAATCTTCTTCCTGCAGCGGAGTGTATGGAACCTGTTTTAATTCAAACGACAGGAAAATTTGAAATCACAAAAAAAGCTTGTTCCAAAATTTTTCAGTCGGAATTAACTTCCGAAAATATATATAAAATCTTATCGGCTGCAGCAGGGCATGAGATTCCTCAAAATATAAGAGTTTCTATAAATGAGTGGTATAAGAATTTTACTTCATTGGAATTATACAGCGGCTTTGTCGTTTCCGTAAACAAGGAAAAGGAAAAGTTTTTTGAACTTGATACGCCTTTAAAAAAACTTGTCCGTAAAAAAATAGCGGAGGGCGTTTATCTTTTAAATGTTCAAGATTTAAAAGATTTTGAACAAGCCGTTTATAAAAGCGGTTTGGAATTTATCTTTTATAAAAATAAACCTCCTCAATCCCCTTCCGTAAGAAATTTTCAAAGTTTGAATTTATTTTCTCAAAAAGAAAAAAAAGATTACACAAAAAAGCTTGATTGGGTAAAGCAGCAAAAAGAAAGAGAAAATAAATACTCAAAAACCTTATCTCAATTAAGTGCAATACTAAAAGATTTGCACTTAACAAAGGAAGATGCTAAGGCCGTAAGCAGCCGTATAAGCCGTAAAGCTATAATTACGGAAGAACAGCTTAAAGACGGAGTTTTTAAATTTACAAAAAAAGAAGCTTCCGGTCTTGATTTTTTAGGGAAACAAAAAATAGCAGAGCAGGCAATCTTAGGAAAGCACATCCTTGAAATAGAGCTGCACACTGAAAAAGGAAAGGAAAAGATAAGCGGGGTTCCTGAAGAAATTTTAAAACAAGAAAAAGATGCTGTTCTTATACTTGCATGCGGTAATCTTAATGACAAGCTGAAAATTTCTATAGCCCATATTTCAAAAATAAAGCTGATTCAAAATTCTATTTTTTCGGAATAA
- a CDS encoding vWA domain-containing protein, with translation MQKRKFLWILVVGFLSVFLEAEDLSLSKEDLLVIQNPKGGYHLYIRAKPDIKSVLLTETTKDPDLKLDNYAYRDPNYNEINGDEKRLLNGEFLLPEKKLYSLIDSTPEKNTPLGEAYHIWIPYIILYGYDWSRSGEVEVKDGTFFNIRTFAKPYGDYTGNFQDNPFTLRVTQKPVEKDPPPDLSYSDEAVKTFTDLADTTEGEMIYAKGPEDILPTIKEILKKGEKDHLDLLFALDSTESMKDDIEEVRKNISSMLAEILPQYKTYRIALVLYKDYREDFLVREACVFTDNLKKFEKALYGFRVFGGRDIPEAVYEGIFLGLRQSWRALDADVDKKLILIGDAPPHPKPRGKVTKENVDKLAAEKGVKIYPIILPHSLSY, from the coding sequence ATGCAAAAAAGAAAGTTTTTATGGATTCTTGTTGTCGGATTTCTTTCTGTTTTTCTTGAGGCTGAGGACTTAAGCCTTTCAAAAGAAGATTTGCTTGTTATACAAAACCCCAAGGGCGGCTATCATTTATATATAAGAGCCAAACCCGATATAAAAAGCGTTCTTTTAACGGAGACGACAAAGGATCCCGATTTAAAATTGGATAACTATGCCTACCGTGATCCCAATTATAATGAAATAAACGGAGATGAAAAAAGGCTTTTAAACGGTGAATTTTTGCTGCCCGAAAAAAAACTTTACAGTCTTATAGATTCTACTCCCGAAAAAAACACGCCTCTGGGGGAGGCCTATCATATTTGGATTCCCTATATAATTTTATACGGATATGATTGGTCGAGAAGCGGCGAGGTCGAAGTAAAAGACGGAACCTTTTTTAATATACGCACCTTTGCAAAACCTTACGGAGATTATACGGGAAATTTTCAAGATAATCCTTTTACCTTGAGGGTAACCCAAAAACCTGTTGAAAAAGACCCTCCCCCTGATCTTTCGTACAGTGATGAGGCCGTAAAAACTTTTACGGATTTAGCCGATACGACTGAAGGAGAAATGATTTATGCAAAGGGGCCTGAGGATATTCTTCCAACAATAAAAGAAATTTTAAAAAAGGGAGAAAAGGACCATCTTGATTTACTCTTTGCTTTAGATTCCACTGAAAGCATGAAAGATGATATTGAAGAGGTGCGTAAAAATATCAGCTCCATGCTTGCCGAGATTCTGCCTCAGTATAAAACTTATAGAATAGCTTTAGTTTTATATAAAGATTACCGTGAAGACTTTTTGGTACGGGAAGCCTGTGTTTTTACCGATAACTTAAAAAAATTTGAAAAAGCCTTATACGGCTTTAGAGTTTTCGGAGGAAGAGATATTCCCGAAGCCGTATATGAGGGTATATTCTTAGGGCTTCGTCAGTCATGGCGTGCCTTAGATGCTGATGTGGATAAAAAACTTATTCTTATAGGAGATGCTCCTCCCCATCCCAAACCTCGAGGCAAGGTAACAAAAGAAAATGTAGATAAACTTGCTGCAGAGAAGGGAGTAAAGATTTATCCCATAATATTGCCGCATTCTTTGTCGTATTAG
- a CDS encoding asparaginase, with the protein MEILLKSYRGKIEDLYTFGSIAVVDKDGKIVYSAGDPKEVSFPRSSAKLIQALVPLSLGAKEKFNLSHEEIAQICASHSGEDFHIKTVTGILKKIGLDESALKCGPHYPFKPEVELRMKVNNEKPRDIHNNCSGKHSGMLAAAVLMKASTDDYYKPQHPVQQKIREMIELICDCKIPDDNISVDGCGVPVHSLPLYNFAFGMARMADYENLPQNVSTHAKDIIDSITACSEYTSGTDRIDHLLVKKYPGKLVVKSGANGYFGGLLPDKKYGIAVKTYDGISKTRDIVLVHLLKKLGVIDKADYEYFDSIADKNIKNHRGEIAGEVVPQF; encoded by the coding sequence ATGGAAATACTTTTAAAATCTTATAGGGGCAAAATTGAAGACCTTTATACATTCGGTTCAATCGCCGTAGTCGATAAGGACGGCAAGATTGTATACTCGGCAGGAGACCCAAAGGAAGTATCCTTTCCGCGTTCAAGTGCAAAACTTATTCAGGCTCTGGTGCCTCTTTCATTGGGTGCCAAGGAAAAGTTCAATCTAAGCCATGAAGAAATAGCTCAAATCTGTGCTTCCCATTCAGGCGAAGATTTTCATATAAAAACCGTAACGGGAATATTAAAAAAGATAGGACTTGATGAAAGTGCCTTAAAGTGCGGCCCCCACTATCCTTTTAAACCGGAAGTAGAATTGAGAATGAAGGTAAATAATGAAAAACCTCGCGATATTCACAATAATTGCAGCGGAAAGCATTCCGGTATGCTGGCGGCAGCCGTATTAATGAAAGCTTCTACTGACGATTATTACAAGCCTCAGCACCCCGTTCAGCAAAAAATACGGGAAATGATAGAGCTGATTTGCGATTGCAAGATTCCCGATGATAATATCTCGGTTGACGGCTGCGGAGTTCCGGTTCACTCTCTGCCCCTTTACAATTTTGCATTCGGAATGGCAAGAATGGCCGACTATGAAAATTTGCCTCAAAATGTATCTACTCATGCAAAAGACATAATAGATTCCATAACAGCCTGTTCCGAATACACTTCCGGTACTGATAGAATAGACCATCTTTTGGTCAAAAAATATCCCGGAAAACTTGTTGTAAAATCGGGAGCAAACGGATATTTCGGCGGCCTTTTACCCGATAAAAAATACGGTATTGCCGTCAAAACCTATGACGGAATTTCAAAAACCAGAGATATCGTTTTGGTTCACTTGTTAAAAAAACTCGGTGTAATTGATAAAGCCGATTACGAATATTTTGATAGCATTGCCGATAAAAACATCAAAAATCACAGAGGTGAAATAGCGGGAGAGGTTGTCCCTCAGTTTTAA